In Acetomicrobium sp. S15 = DSM 107314, a single genomic region encodes these proteins:
- a CDS encoding UxaA family hydrolase: MKIMGYLRPNGAVGIRNHLLVLPSVVCANDVARKIAEQLAGAVWVDHQHGCAELAPDAEQTHRTLAGFASNPNVGACIIVGLGCEVVNAHGLAEAVAKTGKPVECFVIQEVGGTVNTVAAAVKAGSRMLEMLSKQEREECDLSSIILALECGGSDACSGIAANPAVGAASDMLVEQGGTSILSETQELIGAEHLLAKRAVSPEVAERIWYICKRAEDGALKMGVDIRYTNPAPGNIEGGITTLEEKSLGCIHKAGHAPIQEVLEYAEAPKKKGLVIMDTPGHDVESITGMVAGGAQIVVFTTGRGTPVGCPIAPVIKVASNTTMYERMKDNMDINAGEIVDGKKSIRDVGKEIFDEIIAVCNGKKTKAEVLGFGSFAINRIGPTQ, translated from the coding sequence ATGAAGATAATGGGATATCTAAGGCCCAATGGGGCCGTAGGGATTAGGAATCACCTTTTGGTATTGCCATCTGTAGTGTGTGCCAACGATGTGGCCAGAAAGATAGCGGAGCAGCTGGCCGGTGCTGTGTGGGTCGATCATCAGCACGGCTGTGCCGAGCTTGCGCCCGATGCCGAACAGACCCACAGAACGCTCGCAGGGTTTGCCAGCAATCCAAATGTGGGAGCGTGCATCATCGTGGGATTGGGCTGCGAGGTGGTGAACGCCCATGGTTTGGCGGAGGCTGTGGCAAAAACTGGCAAGCCAGTTGAGTGCTTCGTAATTCAGGAGGTAGGAGGCACCGTAAATACGGTCGCAGCGGCGGTGAAGGCGGGAAGTCGAATGCTTGAGATGCTTTCTAAACAAGAGAGAGAGGAGTGCGACCTCTCGAGCATCATCCTGGCGCTCGAATGTGGTGGCTCTGACGCCTGTTCCGGCATTGCGGCCAATCCCGCAGTGGGGGCGGCGAGCGACATGCTCGTCGAGCAAGGGGGAACTTCTATCTTGTCCGAGACTCAGGAGCTGATAGGCGCCGAACACCTTCTGGCTAAGCGTGCCGTCTCTCCCGAGGTCGCCGAGCGCATTTGGTATATCTGCAAGCGCGCCGAGGATGGGGCACTCAAGATGGGCGTTGACATAAGATACACAAACCCGGCCCCCGGCAATATCGAGGGGGGCATAACCACGCTTGAGGAAAAATCCCTCGGTTGCATACACAAGGCAGGCCATGCCCCGATTCAAGAGGTGCTCGAATACGCCGAGGCACCCAAAAAGAAGGGGCTCGTCATCATGGACACCCCTGGCCACGATGTTGAATCGATCACAGGCATGGTGGCCGGAGGCGCACAGATTGTGGTCTTTACTACTGGCAGAGGAACGCCCGTGGGCTGTCCTATAGCTCCAGTCATAAAGGTCGCGAGCAACACGACCATGTACGAGCGCATGAAAGACAACATGGACATAAACGCCGGCGAGATCGTCGATGGCAAGAAGAGCATCCGCGACGTTGGTAAGGAGATCTTCGACGAGATCATAGCTGTGTGCAACGGCAAGAAGACGAAGGCCGAAGTCCTCGGCTTCGGCTCCTTTGCCATAAATCGCATAGGACCTACGCAGTGA
- the mdoH gene encoding glucans biosynthesis glucosyltransferase MdoH — protein sequence MDKVWYEVEKRILLYIWAIGVVPITSLKLAVEVVNRAFSRKDDSNPVKKAVEELQAILSKGDVTIRHPRWRRLGEAASPLILTEGCGGTASAPPLKRVSMAPKGFELGLRSLFSTNREVVDEKPPLWERAAGRRRFLLTVLVVISTSVATSIMGVAMPHKGGALLEPLMIIAFAALFAWISVGFWTAIAGFFTILRRFDRFAPKIELKEISPDVRVAVLFPIFNEETERVFAGVEATYRSLEKTGELEHFDFFVLSDTNNPDIWISEELAWAEVCERLNALGKLFYRRRWRNTKKKSGNISDFCRRWGKDYRYMVVFDADSVMSGEALVKMTCAMEANPKIGILQTAPKAVRRRTLYGRIQQFASHVYGPLFTAGLHFWQLGDAQYWGHNAIIRVEAFMKHCALPKLPGKPPLGGEILSHDFVEAALMRRAGFEVWLSHDLSGSYEEVPPTLLEELSRDRRWCQGNLQHVRLFLLKGIIPTHRFLFLNGAMIYGSGLLWFCFILMSSLEAILEVLIEPVYFPAEYALFPQWPVWYPQWALILLVTTLIILFLPKLLGAFLVLIKGEARLFGGVRRLFMSMILEVFFSILFAPIKMLFHSKFFFFALLGQQVAWGPQERSDVGTSWKRALRFHWSGTSIGLLWGALILIVNPSFFLWLSPIVVSFVLSLPLSVWTSRATAGEAFKRKGLFLTPEETRPSRELDLLEKALSKDLRLPESGFRSAVLEPWVNAFHRSLLRKKGRMLKREENLLSRALEVGPGGLSRSEVMMILKNPSLLFAIHRGVWEASGNDIGERWMLLGTVRAWPYI from the coding sequence ATGGATAAGGTCTGGTATGAAGTCGAGAAGCGGATTTTGCTTTACATTTGGGCTATAGGCGTTGTGCCTATCACCTCCCTTAAGCTTGCCGTTGAGGTAGTTAACCGCGCATTTTCTCGCAAAGACGACTCAAATCCGGTCAAAAAAGCCGTAGAAGAATTGCAAGCCATCCTTAGCAAAGGGGACGTTACCATAAGACATCCGAGATGGCGCCGTCTGGGCGAGGCGGCCTCGCCGCTGATTTTGACCGAAGGGTGTGGGGGAACCGCGTCAGCGCCGCCGCTGAAGCGCGTCTCTATGGCTCCTAAGGGGTTTGAGCTGGGTTTGCGCAGTCTCTTTTCCACGAATAGAGAGGTTGTTGACGAAAAGCCGCCGCTGTGGGAGCGCGCAGCCGGTCGCAGGAGGTTTTTGCTCACCGTTCTTGTGGTGATTTCAACTTCTGTGGCGACTTCTATCATGGGAGTTGCGATGCCGCACAAGGGCGGAGCGCTCCTTGAGCCCCTCATGATAATAGCGTTTGCGGCGCTTTTTGCGTGGATATCCGTGGGTTTTTGGACAGCCATAGCGGGTTTTTTCACGATTCTTAGGCGTTTCGACCGTTTTGCCCCCAAGATCGAACTGAAAGAGATCTCGCCAGATGTGCGCGTCGCCGTACTGTTTCCCATTTTCAACGAGGAGACCGAACGCGTCTTCGCAGGAGTTGAAGCGACATATCGCTCCCTTGAAAAGACCGGCGAGCTCGAGCACTTTGATTTCTTCGTATTGAGTGACACCAACAACCCAGACATATGGATCTCGGAAGAGCTGGCATGGGCTGAGGTGTGCGAGCGCCTCAATGCCTTAGGGAAACTCTTTTATCGCCGCAGGTGGAGGAATACGAAGAAAAAGAGCGGCAACATCTCCGACTTCTGCAGAAGGTGGGGCAAGGATTATCGCTACATGGTTGTCTTCGATGCCGACAGCGTAATGAGCGGGGAAGCCTTGGTGAAAATGACGTGTGCCATGGAGGCAAACCCAAAGATCGGGATATTGCAGACGGCTCCGAAGGCTGTGAGAAGGCGCACCCTTTACGGTCGCATCCAACAATTTGCGAGCCACGTCTATGGTCCGCTTTTTACGGCCGGCCTCCATTTCTGGCAGCTCGGCGACGCGCAATATTGGGGACACAACGCCATTATCCGCGTCGAGGCGTTCATGAAGCATTGTGCTCTCCCCAAATTGCCCGGAAAGCCTCCATTAGGGGGAGAAATTTTGAGCCACGACTTCGTCGAGGCAGCTCTCATGAGGAGAGCGGGTTTTGAGGTCTGGCTGAGCCACGACCTTTCGGGCAGTTACGAGGAGGTCCCTCCGACGTTGTTGGAGGAACTGTCGCGGGACCGCCGGTGGTGTCAAGGCAACCTCCAGCACGTGAGGCTGTTTTTGTTGAAAGGGATAATCCCGACTCATCGTTTTCTTTTTTTAAACGGCGCCATGATATATGGCTCTGGCTTATTATGGTTCTGTTTCATATTGATGAGTTCGCTTGAAGCCATCTTGGAAGTTTTGATCGAGCCGGTCTATTTCCCGGCGGAGTATGCTCTCTTTCCCCAATGGCCTGTGTGGTATCCTCAATGGGCGTTGATACTCCTGGTTACGACGTTGATCATTCTCTTTCTTCCAAAGCTCTTGGGCGCATTTTTGGTCTTGATCAAGGGGGAGGCCCGTCTTTTTGGCGGTGTGAGGAGGCTTTTTATGAGCATGATCCTCGAGGTGTTTTTTTCCATCTTGTTTGCCCCCATAAAGATGCTATTTCACAGCAAATTTTTCTTTTTTGCCCTCCTGGGGCAGCAAGTGGCGTGGGGGCCCCAGGAGAGGAGCGATGTGGGTACCTCTTGGAAGAGGGCTTTGCGCTTTCATTGGAGCGGCACTTCCATAGGGCTCCTGTGGGGAGCCTTAATATTGATCGTAAACCCCTCGTTCTTCCTGTGGCTCTCCCCGATAGTGGTCTCCTTCGTGCTATCGCTGCCGCTTTCAGTGTGGACGAGCAGGGCTACCGCAGGTGAGGCCTTCAAAAGGAAGGGGCTTTTCCTGACCCCCGAGGAGACGAGGCCCTCTCGTGAACTCGACCTTTTAGAAAAAGCCTTGTCGAAGGATCTCCGTCTTCCCGAAAGCGGATTTAGGTCCGCCGTTTTAGAGCCGTGGGTGAACGCCTTTCATAGAAGTCTATTGCGAAAGAAGGGCAGGATGCTAAAAAGAGAGGAAAATCTCCTTTCGCGAGCCCTCGAGGTCGGCCCTGGTGGCCTTTCGAGGTCTGAGGTGATGATGATCTTGAAAAACCCCAGCCTGCTCTTTGCGATACACAGGGGTGTTTGGGAGGCATCGGGCAACGATATCGGAGAAAGGTGGATGCTTCTCGGGACAGTGCGGGCGTGGCCTTATATTTAA
- a CDS encoding UxaA family hydrolase, translating to MSKGAYNALIMHENDNVATAIKDLEAGDIAIAKGESGTFEVKVLKKIPFGHKFALKDIPAGSAVTKYGETIGLASQDIRKGDHVHVHNVEGTRGRGDKVRQGAH from the coding sequence ATGTCAAAGGGAGCTTACAATGCTTTGATCATGCATGAAAATGACAACGTAGCTACTGCGATCAAAGATTTGGAGGCAGGGGATATAGCCATAGCCAAGGGCGAGTCGGGCACGTTTGAGGTGAAGGTCCTCAAAAAAATCCCTTTCGGCCACAAATTTGCGCTAAAGGATATCCCCGCCGGTTCCGCGGTGACGAAGTATGGCGAGACGATCGGCCTGGCTTCGCAGGATATAAGAAAGGGAGATCATGTTCACGTTCATAACGTTGAGGGAACGCGCGGCAGGGGAGACAAAGTTAGACAGGGGGCACATTAA
- a CDS encoding glucan biosynthesis protein has protein sequence MNKRCLSLVAVMSVFALGFNALYAPVASAQASQDKANESRSLALEALEAQVWEKARQLALEPYQEPSEKAPDLLKRLTYDQWRDIRFKPEKALWRDEGLPFQLQFFHLGFYYDYPVKINVVTDQGITQVPFSPELFDYGKNALPKEELEGLSFAGFRVHYPINKPDYHDELIVFLGASYFRALGKNQRYGISARGLAVDTALPKGEEFPHFREFWIVKPTQDAKSLTIYALLDSQSLTGAYKFFVQPGENTAVDVKATVFRRKDIEKIGIAPLTSMFYYGENSRNRPDDYRPEVHDSDGLMIALRSGEWLWRPLNNPPRLTTSAFQVEKLAGFGLLQRDMDFDHYQDLEARYDLRPSVWISPREDWGEGHVELIEIPTAWETTDNIVAFWVPKSLPALGEPVDFSYRMSWHFPKGSPHGGGCVVATRTGKGKDEGVRRFVVDFEGGALNAIPTDVGLTSVVTVTEGMEILEKILMRNEVTGGWRLVLEVRPAKGGPIEQLIPERRPRVEMRAFLKKGEDLPDVLTETWSYGYQP, from the coding sequence ATGAACAAACGGTGTCTATCGTTGGTAGCCGTTATGAGCGTATTTGCTCTCGGCTTCAATGCTTTATATGCTCCGGTTGCCAGTGCGCAAGCGTCACAGGATAAGGCGAACGAAAGCCGCTCTTTGGCACTCGAGGCCCTCGAAGCTCAGGTGTGGGAGAAGGCTCGCCAGCTCGCGCTGGAGCCTTATCAAGAGCCTTCCGAGAAGGCGCCGGATCTCTTGAAAAGACTGACGTATGATCAGTGGCGCGACATCCGCTTTAAACCGGAGAAGGCCCTTTGGCGGGATGAAGGACTGCCCTTCCAGCTCCAATTCTTTCACCTTGGCTTTTATTACGATTATCCGGTCAAGATCAACGTAGTTACCGATCAGGGCATTACACAAGTCCCATTTTCTCCTGAGCTTTTTGACTACGGCAAAAATGCGTTGCCCAAAGAGGAATTGGAGGGGTTGAGCTTCGCTGGCTTCAGAGTCCATTATCCTATCAACAAGCCCGATTATCACGATGAGCTAATCGTATTTTTGGGCGCGAGCTACTTCCGCGCTCTCGGGAAAAATCAACGCTACGGAATCTCTGCGAGGGGGCTTGCTGTGGATACAGCTTTGCCTAAGGGCGAGGAGTTTCCCCATTTCAGGGAGTTTTGGATAGTAAAGCCAACCCAGGATGCCAAGAGCCTCACTATCTATGCGTTGTTAGATAGCCAAAGCCTCACCGGAGCTTATAAATTCTTCGTGCAGCCAGGTGAAAATACGGCTGTAGATGTCAAGGCGACGGTTTTCCGCAGAAAAGATATAGAGAAAATTGGCATAGCCCCTTTGACCAGTATGTTCTACTACGGCGAGAACAGCCGCAATCGCCCCGACGACTATCGCCCCGAGGTTCACGATTCCGACGGTCTAATGATAGCGCTCAGGAGTGGAGAGTGGTTGTGGAGGCCGCTGAACAATCCTCCCCGCCTTACAACCTCCGCTTTTCAGGTCGAAAAACTCGCGGGCTTTGGCCTGCTCCAGCGCGACATGGATTTCGATCATTATCAGGATCTGGAGGCTCGTTACGATCTGCGCCCCAGTGTCTGGATCTCTCCCAGGGAGGATTGGGGAGAAGGGCATGTGGAGCTGATCGAAATACCAACCGCATGGGAGACCACGGACAATATCGTAGCATTCTGGGTTCCTAAATCGCTGCCGGCGCTGGGCGAACCCGTCGATTTCTCCTACAGGATGAGTTGGCACTTCCCAAAAGGTTCGCCTCACGGCGGAGGTTGCGTGGTAGCTACCCGTACGGGAAAGGGAAAGGACGAGGGCGTAAGGCGATTTGTTGTAGATTTTGAAGGAGGAGCCCTCAATGCGATACCGACCGATGTCGGTCTCACCAGCGTGGTTACGGTCACTGAGGGTATGGAAATTTTGGAGAAGATTCTGATGAGAAACGAGGTCACAGGCGGGTGGCGTCTCGTCCTCGAGGTGCGCCCCGCAAAGGGCGGCCCCATAGAGCAGCTCATCCCTGAGAGGAGGCCCAGGGTTGAAATGCGGGCCTTCCTAAAGAAAGGCGAGGATCTGCCCGATGTCCTCACCGAGACGTGGAGCTACGGCTACCAACCGTGA
- a CDS encoding aminotransferase class I/II-fold pyridoxal phosphate-dependent enzyme: MLNKAEPFFVSALEDMEHSGRRKGKENIVVGVKRPEDGKGPRYLVRGKEGQEFIRMNSNSYLGFSLNEELLVAEETASRAYGVGPGAVRFISGTYKPHRDLEKKLAAFHGREEAMVFSSAYSTVVSILPSLVTAETAVISDELNHNCIINAVRLSRPKDKAVYKHLDMAELEGCIISFIEQSRRLIVVTDGVFSMRGDYAPLKAIANVAQKYDVHFPEGILVVVDDSHGVGAFGETGRGTEEFTGGRADILIGTLGKAFGVNGGYAVSSDAAITYLRETAPMYIYSNPITPGEAAAALKALEILESQEGKRILAHLRAITKRFRSAVSSLGYEVIEGDHPIVPIMIRDTKKTAELISFLAERGILATGMNYPVVPKGDEEVRFQVNADHTEGDIDYVIEALREYRRKGG, encoded by the coding sequence ATGTTGAACAAGGCGGAGCCGTTTTTCGTCTCTGCGCTGGAGGATATGGAGCATTCCGGACGGCGCAAAGGCAAGGAGAACATCGTCGTGGGCGTCAAGAGGCCGGAGGACGGCAAAGGACCTCGTTATTTGGTCAGGGGAAAAGAGGGGCAGGAGTTTATTAGGATGAACTCAAACTCCTATCTGGGTTTTTCCTTAAACGAAGAGCTCCTTGTCGCCGAGGAGACCGCATCCAGAGCATACGGTGTCGGGCCCGGTGCGGTGCGCTTCATCAGCGGCACATACAAGCCGCATAGGGACCTTGAGAAGAAGTTGGCCGCTTTCCACGGCAGGGAAGAAGCGATGGTCTTCAGCTCCGCCTATTCGACGGTCGTAAGTATCCTTCCCTCGCTCGTCACGGCTGAGACTGCGGTGATAAGCGACGAACTGAATCACAACTGCATCATAAACGCCGTAAGGCTCTCAAGGCCTAAAGATAAGGCGGTGTACAAGCATCTGGACATGGCAGAGCTTGAGGGGTGCATCATAAGTTTCATAGAGCAGTCGCGCCGCCTTATCGTCGTGACCGACGGCGTCTTCAGCATGCGAGGCGATTATGCGCCCTTGAAGGCGATCGCTAACGTGGCACAAAAATACGACGTTCACTTTCCGGAAGGGATTTTGGTGGTCGTCGACGACTCGCATGGCGTTGGGGCCTTTGGAGAGACTGGGCGAGGAACGGAGGAGTTCACGGGAGGGCGCGCCGACATCCTCATCGGGACGCTGGGCAAGGCCTTCGGCGTCAACGGAGGTTATGCCGTTTCGAGCGATGCGGCCATTACATACCTTAGAGAGACCGCCCCTATGTATATCTATTCCAACCCGATAACACCTGGCGAAGCCGCCGCCGCTCTCAAGGCCTTAGAGATCCTCGAAAGCCAGGAGGGGAAGAGGATTTTGGCTCACCTCAGGGCCATTACGAAGCGCTTTAGGAGCGCAGTCTCGTCGTTGGGTTATGAGGTCATAGAGGGCGATCACCCGATAGTCCCCATAATGATCAGAGATACGAAGAAGACAGCGGAGCTGATCTCCTTCCTCGCCGAGCGGGGGATCCTGGCTACGGGCATGAACTACCCCGTCGTGCCCAAAGGTGACGAGGAAGTCCGCTTCCAGGTGAATGCGGATCACACAGAAGGCGATATAGATTACGTTATAGAGGCGCTGAGAGAATATAGGCGCAAAGGTGGGTAG
- a CDS encoding SIR2 family NAD-dependent protein deacylase, translated as MKALQQEASQCAEMIKKANAIVLLSGAGMSTNAGIPDFRGPQGLYKRAGIPDPERIFDIEYFYRDPSLFYSFHRELLKALDAAKPTFAHFFFAALEKKGKLLGVITQNIDALHQRAGSHKVYEIHGGIWESHCTKCGKSFDYETSKRMTFEKEIPRCDNCGGVIKPDIVFFGEPVKHIDECFELARKADLFFVVGSSLVVTPAAMIPSATSGEIVVVNKGEVSEFYLPSSRVALRVDADIDEFFRSVNEELKLL; from the coding sequence GTGAAAGCATTGCAACAAGAGGCAAGCCAGTGCGCTGAGATGATCAAAAAGGCCAATGCCATAGTCCTTCTCTCCGGCGCCGGCATGTCCACGAACGCCGGGATCCCCGATTTCCGAGGACCTCAAGGGCTTTACAAAAGGGCAGGCATACCTGACCCGGAGAGGATTTTCGATATAGAGTATTTTTATCGGGATCCTTCTTTGTTTTATTCATTTCACCGCGAGCTTTTGAAGGCACTCGATGCCGCGAAGCCCACCTTTGCCCATTTCTTCTTCGCCGCCTTAGAGAAGAAGGGTAAACTGTTGGGCGTAATAACCCAAAACATCGATGCGCTGCACCAGAGGGCCGGCTCGCACAAGGTATATGAGATTCACGGTGGCATTTGGGAAAGCCATTGCACTAAATGCGGCAAGTCTTTCGACTATGAGACGAGCAAGAGGATGACATTCGAAAAAGAGATCCCGAGGTGCGACAACTGCGGCGGGGTTATAAAGCCCGACATCGTCTTCTTCGGCGAACCTGTAAAACACATAGACGAGTGTTTCGAGTTGGCCAGAAAAGCTGACCTTTTCTTCGTCGTAGGCTCATCGCTCGTGGTGACGCCGGCAGCGATGATACCATCTGCCACGTCGGGTGAGATCGTAGTGGTCAACAAAGGAGAGGTCTCGGAGTTTTATCTCCCCTCAAGCCGAGTCGCGCTGAGGGTGGATGCCGACATAGACGAGTTCTTTCGATCTGTGAACGAGGAGTTGAAGCTTTTATGA
- the pheA gene encoding prephenate dehydratase, which produces MTEIEKLRREIDSIDEEIARSLRRRVEVARAMGGMKEGAIYDPVREFALMERLHNLCPDIDAKALDAIYREVISLCRAVQKQLRAACMGPAGSFSQEATVKALGSHIDVAFVDNPQGVFDALARERADLGVVPVENTIEGTVYASLDAFSTAPQDIRILSEVRLPIAHMLATWQTSIDEVDEVYSHPQALAQCRLWLRTNLPRARQIPASSTSAAAAFVKGQRGKAAICSRLAAEIHNLDIAIEHIEDQPHNTTRFWVVGRQPNKPFSRNKTSILFNVPHKPGTLFEALEPFYEAKLNLTLIQSRPLPGNPFEYNFFVDFEGDASDEVVAKMLEKVKSRSARFRLLGSYPCLG; this is translated from the coding sequence ATGACAGAGATAGAGAAGCTGCGAAGAGAGATAGACTCGATCGACGAGGAGATAGCGAGGTCTTTGAGGCGGCGCGTCGAGGTTGCGCGGGCTATGGGAGGGATGAAAGAGGGGGCCATATATGATCCCGTGCGGGAATTCGCCCTGATGGAGCGCCTGCACAACCTTTGCCCGGATATAGACGCGAAGGCGCTGGATGCCATATACAGAGAGGTAATCTCTCTGTGCAGGGCAGTCCAAAAGCAGCTCAGAGCAGCGTGCATGGGGCCCGCCGGCTCTTTCTCTCAAGAGGCCACGGTTAAAGCGTTAGGTTCTCATATAGATGTCGCCTTTGTCGATAACCCCCAAGGTGTATTCGATGCTCTGGCAAGGGAGAGGGCGGATTTAGGGGTCGTACCTGTAGAAAATACGATAGAAGGGACAGTGTACGCCTCGCTCGACGCATTCTCGACCGCCCCTCAAGACATACGCATATTGAGCGAGGTCAGGCTGCCCATAGCTCACATGCTGGCAACTTGGCAAACATCAATCGATGAGGTCGACGAAGTCTACTCTCATCCACAGGCCCTGGCCCAATGCAGGCTTTGGCTGAGGACCAACCTCCCTCGCGCCAGACAAATCCCCGCCTCGAGCACGAGCGCTGCGGCAGCCTTCGTGAAGGGGCAAAGAGGAAAAGCAGCGATATGCAGCCGCCTTGCCGCTGAAATTCACAACCTCGATATCGCAATAGAACACATAGAAGACCAACCCCACAATACCACCCGCTTCTGGGTCGTGGGGAGGCAACCCAACAAGCCCTTCTCTCGAAACAAAACTTCAATACTCTTCAACGTCCCCCACAAACCTGGAACGTTATTTGAGGCCCTTGAACCCTTTTACGAGGCGAAGCTCAATCTGACTCTGATACAATCCAGACCGCTGCCGGGCAACCCTTTCGAATACAACTTCTTCGTCGACTTCGAAGGCGACGCGAGCGATGAAGTCGTCGCAAAAATGTTGGAGAAAGTTAAAAGCAGGAGTGCCCGTTTCCGCCTATTGGGCTCCTACCCATGCCTCGGATGA
- a CDS encoding SPL family radical SAM protein, whose product MRQLELFVAKNKGSPSSREEVKIEETTCRSALQRPPWDEYTLNPYRGCLHACVYGYCRMMQCFEDNPPPWGTYCHARTNMPSVLAREVKRYPPKQVMVGSVCDAWQWPEKHFGITRECLLILLKGGFPLRCLTKSDLIRRDFDVLSQYRNMVTLGVSLSTPPPLNLLWEPRASPPEERLRILTEAAQYGIPIYLSLSPLLPGLSDDVDSLSELFARIRRLPLQGLWVDLIHARSGVWRACYPLLAKRFPKLLPLWRKIFFDRGEAQRYAGKLRVRILEAAVRSGLRCRIDLKGYEVTRQCGR is encoded by the coding sequence ATGAGACAACTCGAGCTCTTCGTAGCCAAAAATAAAGGCTCCCCTTCGTCTCGCGAAGAGGTCAAAATAGAAGAGACAACCTGCCGCAGCGCACTACAGCGCCCGCCATGGGATGAATATACGTTGAACCCTTATCGCGGTTGCCTGCACGCATGCGTGTATGGTTATTGTCGCATGATGCAGTGCTTCGAGGACAATCCCCCGCCATGGGGAACATATTGCCACGCCAGGACGAACATGCCCAGCGTACTGGCGAGGGAAGTTAAGCGCTACCCTCCAAAGCAGGTCATGGTTGGATCGGTCTGCGATGCCTGGCAATGGCCGGAGAAGCACTTTGGCATAACCAGAGAGTGCCTATTGATTTTGCTAAAAGGAGGTTTCCCGCTCCGTTGTCTGACCAAATCAGATCTGATCAGAAGGGATTTTGATGTACTGAGCCAATATCGAAACATGGTGACGCTGGGCGTCTCGCTGAGTACTCCGCCGCCACTAAATCTATTATGGGAGCCTCGCGCTTCGCCCCCCGAGGAACGCCTAAGGATCCTCACAGAGGCTGCACAATACGGCATCCCCATATACCTCTCGCTTTCGCCTCTTTTGCCGGGCCTGAGCGACGACGTGGATAGTTTGAGCGAACTCTTTGCACGCATCCGCCGATTGCCCCTTCAAGGCCTCTGGGTGGACCTGATCCACGCGAGGAGCGGCGTTTGGCGCGCCTGCTACCCGCTTTTGGCGAAACGCTTTCCTAAGTTACTGCCGCTGTGGAGAAAAATATTCTTCGATCGCGGTGAAGCCCAGCGCTACGCGGGCAAATTGAGGGTGAGGATATTAGAAGCCGCAGTCCGAAGCGGATTGCGCTGCCGGATCGATCTAAAGGGATACGAGGTCACAAGGCAGTGCGGACGTTAA